From the Streptomonospora nanhaiensis genome, the window GCTGGTGCGCCCGGCCGGGTTCGGGCGCGCGGCGGCGCAGAATGGGGGCATGACCGAGACCGGGATCGACGCCCTGGGCGCGCTGGCCGAGCCGCTGCGCCGCAGCCTGTACCGCTACGTGGTGAGGAGCGGGGGCGAGGTCAGCCGCGCCGAGGCGGCCGAGGCGGTGGGCGCGCGGCGCACCCTGGTGGCGTTCCATTTGGACAAGCTGGTCGAGGCGGGGCTGCTGGAGGTCACCCGGCGCAAGGTGTCGGGCCGCGACGGGCCGGGGTCGGGCCGCCCCGCCAAGCTGTACCGGCGCGCGCGCCGCGAGCACAGCGTGCAGCTTCCGCCGCGCGACTACGCCACGGCCGCCGCCGTGCTGGCCGAGGCGGTGCAGCGGGCGGGCGCCGAGGAGGCGGTGCACGCGGCGGCGCGCGAGGAGGGCGAGCGCCGGGGCGCCGAGCTGGCGGCGGAGGGGCCGGCGACCCCGGCCGCGCTCACCGCCTGGCTGGAGCGCCGGGGCTATGAGCCGGTGGAGGCGCCCGACGGCGCCGAGGTGCGCCTGCGCAACTGCCCCTTCCACGCCACCGCCGCGCGGTTCCCCCCGCTGGCCTGCGGGATGAACCTGGAGATGCTGCGCGGGGTGCTGGCCGGGGCCGGGGTCGAGGGGGTGGCGGCGCGGATGGCGCCGGGGCCGGAGGGGTGCTGCGTGGCCATCACGCGCACCGATTCCAAAACCAATGAATGTTGACATAGAAGGCCGGTCCCGGACATGCTGGGCGCCATGACCGACCACCACCTCGCCCAGCTCAACATCGCCCGCATGCGGGCCCCCTTGGACGATCCGCTGATGGCGGACTTCGTCGCGCTCCTCGACCCCGTCAACGCCCTGGCCGAGGCCAGCCCGGGGTTCGTCTGGCGCCTGGTCGGCGAGGGGGAGTCCGACGCCACCTCGCTGCGCCCCTTCGGCCCCGACTGGATCGTCAACCTGACGGTGTGGGCCGACGTCGAGGCGCTGTGGAACTTCTCCTACCGCACCGACCACCTCGACCTCGTGCGCCGCCGCCGGTCCTGGTTCCACCTGCCCAAGGAGGCCCACATGGTGCTGTGGTGGATCCCGGCCGGGCACCTCCCCTCGGTCGAGGAGGCCGCCGAGCGGCTGGCCCGCCTGCGGGAGCACGGCCCCACCCCCGAGGCGTTCACCTTCGGCACGCGCTTCCCCGCCCCCGGGGCCGCCCCCGCCGCCCCTGCCGCCCCCTCCCCGGCCCCCGGCCCCTGACGCCCCGCCCCGGCCCTCCGGGCGTTCCCCTGTGACGGCGCGGTCGCGTTGGGTAGCGTTGCGGCTGACACCGCAGCACGATGCCGGGAGGGTAACCACCGTGTCCGCCATGCGAACCATCGCCGGAATCGCCGTCTGCGCCCTGCTCGCCGCGGGGAGCGCGGCCTGCGGCGGCGACCAGGACGGCGACGACCAGGGCGCAGCCGACCCCTCTCCCACGCTCGACGGCAGCCCCGCGGGCGGCGAGCCCGAGCGGGTGTCGGCCGAGGCGGAGTTCGCGCCCTACGGCCCCGACGTCGAGGCCGTCACCTACGACGAGCAGGCCGTGCCCGAGGGGGCGAGCGTCGAGGCGTCGGCCACCCGCAACGGCGCCGAGACCGAGTTCGTCCTGGCCGTCAACGGCCTGGAGCCCGACCGCGAGTTCGGCGCGCACCTGCACACCGAGCCCTGCGGGCCCAACCCCGACGACTCCGGCCCCCACTACCAGGACGAGCCCGCCCCCGAGGACGCGGCCAACGACCCCGAGTACGCCAACGACGACAACGAGGTCTGGCTGGACTTCACCACCGACGCCGAGGGCACCGCCACCTCCGACACCGACGTCGACTGGGAGGTGCGCCCCGGCGAGGCCAACTCCATCGTGATCCACGCCCACCACACCATGACCGAGGAGGGCCACGCCGGCGAGGCGGGCGACCGCCTGGGCTGCCTGAACTTCCCGATGTAGGGGCGGCGGGGCGGGCGCCGGGCACGGCGCCCGCCCCGCGCCCTAGGCGGGCCCGCCGGCGCCCACCAGGCGCCGCAGCACCAGGCGCTCCGCCACCGTCCACGCCGTGGTCGCGGCCAGGTACAGCCCGGCGGCCAGCGGCACGAACGCCGCGAACACCACGGTGGTGTAGGACAGGTAGGACATCGCCGCCATCACCCGCGTCGCGGGCGCGTCCGGGTCGCCGTCCTCGGCCGCCCGCGCCATGGCGGGCAGGGTCAGGAAGCGGCGCGAGGCCCACGCCGTGGCGGCCAGGACGGCCAGCAGCACCGCGAACACCAGCATCCGCGCCGGCTCCCCGGAGGCGAGCGCGTCGCCCAGCCCCGACCCCAGGGGCGCGCCGCCCAGCGTCGCGCCCAGCAGGTCGCCGCCGCCCCCGGCGCCGATGAACACCCCGTACAGCACGGCGAACACCGGGAGCTGGGCGAGCGTCGGCAGGCAGCCGGCGAGCGGCGAGGACCCCTCGGCGGCGTAGAGCTCGCGCTGCGCGGTCAGCAGCCGCTGGGGGTCGTCGGCGTGTTCGCGCTGCAGCTCCCGCAGGCGGGGCGCGAGTCGGGCGCGGGTCTGCTCGGCGCGCACCTGCGCCACGCTGAGCGGCAGCAGCGCGATCCGCACGAGGGCGGTCAGGCAGACCACCGCCGCGGCAGCGGCGGCGGCGCCCGCGACGGGCGCGAGCAGCACCGCGAGGCCGGCGACTGCGGTGTGGGTGAGTTCGACGGCGGCGGCGATCGGGGGGAACGCGTACATGGCGACACCTCGGGTCGGGAAAGGCCGGAAAGGGCCGGAAGGGGCGGGGTGGACGGGGATGGGCGGCGCGGGCCTTGGGACGGCGGACCCGCGCGGCGGAGGCGAACGGTCGGCGGCGGACCGGACGGTACGGCGGCGCTCCCCGGCCCGGCACCCCTCAGCCGGATTCGGCCAGGTGCAAAGGCTCGTTGGAGGTGTGCCGCCGCTTGCAGGGGGTTCCGGCATGGCACACACTCAACGCGACACTTCGCAACTCAGTGTGATTGGAACCCCATGCTCAGTCGCCTCGCCGCGTCCGTCGCGGCAGCGGGATCGGCCGCGGTCCTGACGATGGCCGCCGCCGCGCCGGCCGACGCCCAGGAGTCATCGAACCTGGAGATCACCGTCGAGCGCGTCCTGGCGGGCACCTTCGACCGCTTCTGGCTGAACTGCGCTCCGGACTTCGGCACCCATCCCGAGCCCGGCGCGGCCTGCGACCGCCTGCGGGCCCTGGACGGCGGCCTCGACCGCCTGCGCCCGGAGTACGTCCCCTGCCCCGGCGACCCCGACCCCGTACGGGTCGGCATCACCGGAACCTGGCGGGGCGAGGACCGGACGTTCACCGCGCACTACGCCAACTCCTGCTCCGTGCGCACGGTCGCCGCACCGGTGGTGCCGGTGGACGCCTAGCCGTACTCGTAACGGAGCAGCGGATCCGGGCGGGCGCGCGGCGGGTGGACGGCGCCGCGGGAGCGGATCAGCCGCAGCCGACCGCCGCCCGCGCGCCCGGCGCGCGGGCCCGGGGCTTGCCCGGGGTGTCGGGGGCGCGCACCGGCGGCACGGCGGCGCGGCCGGCCCGGTGCAGCAGGAACCGCAGGCGGCTGGCCTCGGCGGGGTCGGCCGACACCCGCCCGCGGGCGCCGCGCACGGCCGCCAGCAGCAGGGCCGCGCCCGCCGCCAGGACGGCGAGCACCGCGAACACGCCGAGGGCCGGACCGGCCGCGCCGGTCAGCCAGTCGAGGTCGGGAACCGGCACCGCGGCGGCGGCGCGCTGCAGCGCTGACGCGAACGCCACGGGCTCTCCTCTCGCCGTCGGTACCCCGGTGCGGCAGCAAGCCTACTCAACCGCGCGGCGCCGCGCCGCCCCCGCCCGCGCACCCCGATCACACCGATGTGGCGACACACCGGCGTCAATACCGGCGCGGCACGGTCCGCTGTAGCTAAATGACAGGGAGTGACCGCCACCCGCTTCCCGTGAGGACCGTGAGCCCAGCCGTGCCCATCCGACCTGCCAACCTCGCCACCATGTCCGCCACCATCGCCGGCGCGCTGGCCGGCATGCGCGCCGGGGACGAACCCCCTCGGCCGGTCACGGTGGTGTTCGAGTCCGGGCACCGGCAGGTCGTCGAGGGCGGCGGCTGCCGCACCCTGGAGTCCGACCAGGGCGGCGTGGTCGCCATCGAGACCCAGGTGGCCACCAGGTACGCCCTGTTCGCCGGCACCTCCTGCCAGGGCGGGCGCGCCGTCGCCTCGGGCAGCGGGTCGGTGAGCTTCGGCGACCCGGTGCTGGCCGGGGCCATCGTCCTGGGCTGAGGCCCGGCCGTTCGCCGCCGCCCCCCTCGCCGCGGCGGCGGGGCGGGCACGGCGGTACAGCGGCAAGAACGGCGAAGGGGCGCGGACCGGACGCGGACGCGCCGACGGTTCCGCGCTGCGGGGGGAGGATGTGCGGCCGCCGCCCGGGGGTGCCGGGCGGGCGCGGGTCGCGCGCCCCGGACTCCGTCGGACGGGCGGCGGCCGCGGGCGGTGCGGTCAGCCGGCCTGGACGTCCGCGGCGGTGCCGGGCGAAGGCTCAGGCGACACGGCGCGCGCCGGTGAAGTGCCGGTCGTAGTAGTCCGAAAGGCTCACGATCATGACCCTGTCCTTGGAACTCGACGCGTGCACCATCTGCCCGTCGCCGATGTAGATCCCCACGTGGGTGGGACCCGAGTAGAAGAAGACGAGGTCTCCGGGCCGCAGATTGTCCCGCGCCACCGAAGACCCCTCTTTGAATTGCGTGTATGTGGTTCGGCTGAGGTTCTTTCCCGCCTTTTTATAGGCCCATTGGACAAGCCCGGAGCAGTCGTAGGCGCCCGGGCCCTCGGCGCCGTAGGTGTAGGGCTTTCCCACCTGGCTCTTGGCGTGTTCCACGGCCTCGGCGGCGATCCCGGCCGCCTGGGGTAGTCGCTCCTCGGCCCGGGCGGCCGGGCCGGCTATCAGGCCGAACGCGGCGATGACGGCCAGCGAGGATAACGTCAGGACCGCCCGGGTCATGGAGGGCGGTCTTTTTCCCCGCTCCGGAGAACCGTATTCCATGCTCTCGGTCATTGTTCCCCCCGTTTTCGTCGACTCGCGCCCGGCGCAATTGCCGGGCACAGTTCCATAGGGAAACACAGACCTCGCCCGGAAACTGTTCTCGTCCGGCGCCCTGGCGTGTCGCCCCACGGAGGTCCCCGCCGAATTCGGGGGGACTCCGGGGAACAGGGCGACCCCGGGGCAACGGGGGGCGGGGCGCCCCGGCCGCCGGGCTACCGCCCGGCCTCGCCGGCCGGCACGGTGGGCGCCGCCGCCGCCGGCGCCGCGGCGGGTGCGGCGGAGCGGCCGCGCACCAGCAGGAGCGCGGGCACGGCGGCGAGCACGAACAGCACGCCCGCCATCCCGACGTAGAGGTACACCCCGGCCGCCGAGCTGACCGGGGCGCCGTCGGCGGTGGCCCCGGGCGCGGGGTTCGCCTGGAGCACCGCGCCCCCGGCGATGTTGACGACGACCGAGCCGAGCGCGAGCACGACCGACACCACACCGGCGATCGTGCCCTGCCGCTCGGGTGCCGCCAGGTCGGTCGCCAGGTTGTAGCCGGAGGCGCCGATCGCGCCGGCGGCCATGCCGATCACGGTGCCGCAGGCCACGGCCAGGGGGAGCATCGACACCCCGGCCAGCATCGCGAAGGGATGCGACCGGCGGCCGCGGGTCGGGCGGTCCCGGGTGCGGTGGCGCCCCCGAAAGGCCGCCGCCGGAGGCCGCCCGCCGATTAGAGCAACTTTTTGTCGCTTTTACGGAGCCTACTTACCATCGGCTTGCACCGCAACGTTGAACCTGGCGACAATCGGCACCCGAGCGACGGAACAGGAGGTGGGCGCGGCGATGACCGACAGAACCGCCGACCGGCCGCCCGCGCGGCGCCCCGGGGGCCGCAACGCGCGGGTGCGGGCGCGGATCCTCGCCGCGACCGCCGAACTGGTGGCCCGCGACGGCATCGCGGGCTTCCGCTACGAGGAGGTCGCCGAGTCCGCCGGCGTGCACAAGACGAGCGTCTACCGCAACTGGCCCGACCGCGAGGACCTGGTGGTCGAGGCCATGCTGCGCTACGCCGAGGACCTCGCCTCGGTCGCCGACACCGGCGACATCCACCGCGACCTGGTGGACTTCCTGGTGGCCCTCGCAGGCGGCCTGGAGACGCCGTTCGGCCGCACGCTCGAACAGGCGCTGCTGCCCGCCGGGCAGAGCGCGGTGGTGCGCCAGGCGCTGTCCCGGATCCTCGACCGGCGCGTGGCCGCCATGCGCGAGCGGGTGGCCGCCGCCGTCGAACGGGGCGAACTGCCCCCGGTCGACAGCGCGTTCCTGGGCGAGATGATCTCCGGCCCGGTGCACCTCGTCGTCAACCGGGGCACGCGCCGGTTCACCCGCGCGGACGCCGAGCGCGTGGTGGGCGTGGTGCTCGCCGGGATCCGGGCCACGGCGCCGCACGGCTGAGCCGCGCCGCCGCGCCCCGGCCGGCCCCGCACGGCGTTCGGGGTCAGCGGGTCAGTCGTCGGCGATGCACGCCTCGACGACCCGGGTCAGCCGCGCGGTCAGCACCTCGGGGTCCTCGTCGGTCAGCGGACCGGCGCCGCCCATGCGGCGCACCGCGTTCACCCCCAGCAGCAGCGACGCCACCAGGGCCGCCCGCGCGTGCGCGGACTCCCCGCCGATGCAGGCGGCCAGCGGATCGATGATCGCGTTCTGCAGCCGCTCCTGGTAGACGGACTGCAGGTCGGGGTCGCCCATGGAGTGCACCAGCGCCCGCTGGAGCGGCGTGCCCTCGCCCAGGGTGCGGCGCGTGACGTGTTCGGCGATGCGGCGCGGCAGGGTGGCGGGGTCGCCCTCGAAGACGCCGGGGAACGCCGCGTCCTCGGCGATGACCTCGGCCAGCAGCCCGCGCTTGGCGCCGAAGTAGCGGTTGATCAGCGCGACGTTGACCCCGGCGTGCGCGGCGATGCGCCGCGAGGAGACCTGTTCGTAGCCCTCGCTGGTGAACAGCTCGTAGGCGCTGGCCAGGATCCGGCGCCGGGTGGCCTCGCGGTCGCGGACGCGTCCGGCGCAGGTGTCGGCGTCGGCGGTCGGCGGGACGTCCATCTCTCCAGGCTCCCATGCATCGCGGCACCGCCGGCGGCACCGCGGCGCGGCTCGGCGGGGGTTGCTCGCACTATAGCTCCCGCACTTGACAAGTCAACACTGTTTACTTATACCGGTAGGAGCACATATCAGACTTCCGCCCTCTATTTCGGAGGGTGGTTTGCCATGTCCGGATCCAGGCGGGTCCGCAGTGGGCCGCGCCCGGACGGGCCGCACGGTACGGGGACTGGAACGGGAGATCGCAGAGTGGAGCAACGCTTAGCCCCGGCGGGCCAGGGGGAGCCGACGGCGGGCGCGGGGGGCCAGACCGCCGAGGAACCGCAGGTCAACTACTCCCACCGGCAGGTCATCGAGATCCTGATCGGGCTCATGCTGGCCATGCTGACGTCGATGCTGACCACGTCGATCGTCGGCACGGCGCTGCCGACCATCGTCGGCGAACTGGGGGGCCAGGACCGGCTGTCGTGGGTGGCCAGCGCCACCCTGCTCACCATGACGGCCTCCACCCCCGTGTGGGGCAAGCTGTCCGACGTCTTCGGCCGCAAGCTGCTGTTCCAGATCGCGCTGGTGGTCTTCATCTGCTCGTCGGTGGCCGCCGGGTTCGCCAACGACATGAGCTGGCTCATCGGCGCCCGCTTCTTCCAGGGCATCGGCGCGGGCGGCCTGGCCTCTCTGCCGCAGATCATCCTGGCCGACGTCGTGGCGCCCCGCGAGCGCGGCCGCTACTCCGGGTTCATCGGCGCGGTCTTCGGCGTCTCGACCGTGGCCGGCCCGCTGCTCGGCGGCTTCCTGGTGGACAGCCCGCTGGGCTGGCGGTGGTGCTTCTTCATCACCGTGCCCGTGGCGGTGGTGGCGTTCGTCGTCATCCAGCGCCTGCTCAAGCTGCCCCAGCGCCCGCGCGGCGAGGCGCGCATCGACTGGTGGGGCGCCACGTGCGTGGTGGGCGCGGCCAGCGCCGTCATGCTGCTGCTGAGCCTGGGCGGCCACGAGTTCGCGTGGAACTCCGCCCCCAGCTACGCGCTCGCCGCGGCGGCGGTGCTGCTGACCGCCGGCGCGGTGTGGGCCGAACTGCGCGCCGCCGACCCGATCCTGCCGCCGCGCCTGTTCCGCAACTCCACGTTCGTGCTGTCCTCACTGGCCTCGGCCGCCGTGGGCATGAGCATGTTCGGCGTGATGATCTACTTCCCGCAGTACCTGCAGATCGTCCAGGGCCTCAGCCCCACCGAGTCGGGCCTGATGACCCTGCCGATGGTGGTGGGCCTGCTGATCGCCTCGGTGACCTCGGGGTTCCTCGTCAGCCGCACCGGCAAGTGGAAGATCTACCCGGCCCTGGGCACCGTGCTGATCGGCCTGGGCTACCTCACGCTGACACGGCTGGAGGTGGCCTCCGGCCTGGTCCTGGTGGGCGCGGGGGTGGCGCTGATCGGCCTGGGCCTGGGGCTGTCCATGCAGATCCTCATCCTGGCCGTGCAGAACGCCCTCCCGCGCGCCGACCTCGCCTCGGCCACCTCCGCCATCACCTTCTTCCGCAACCTCGGCGGCGCCGTGGGCGTGGCCGCGTTCGGTTCGGTGATGACCAACCGGCTGCACGAGGAGCTGGACGCCCTCGCCGAGAAGGCCGAGCGCGCGGGCGCCCCGCAGGGCTCGATGGACCTCTCGGGGTCGGCCAGCGGCTCGCCCGAGGCGATCCACGCCCTGCCGCCGGCCGCCCAGGACGCGGTCGTCCAGGCGTTCAGCGACGCCATGCACACCGTGTTCACCCTGGGCCTGCCGATCGCGGCGGTGGCGTTCGTGATCGTGCTGTTCTTCCGGCAGGTCCCGCTGCGCTCGGGCCAGTAGCGGCACCGGGCACGCGGGCCGCGCGGATACACCGGTCCACCAGGTACGCGGCCGGGCCGGGGCGGGCGCCCCGGCCCGGCCGCGGCCGTTCGGCGAAGGACAGGCGAAAACAGGGGGAAGGGAGCGGGGAGCGCCCGCGGGGCCGGCGGGCCTACAGGTAGCGGCGGAAGCCCTCGGCGGAGCCGGCGAACCCCATCGCCGTGGAGAACTGGCGGGCGCCGGCCCGGCTCTCGTGGGACACCAGCTCGATCTTGTAGCAGCCGGCGCGCGAGGCGCGGTCGACGGCGTCCTCCACCAGGGCGCGGCCCACGCCCGCCCGGCGGCAGGCGGGGTCGACCACGAGGTTGTCCACGACCGCCCAGGACTGCGCGTCGTGGGTGAGGTTGGGCACCACCAGCAGGTCGAGCGTGCCGATGATCTGGCCCCGGCGCTCGGCCACCAGGACGGTGCGGTCGGGGTCGTTCTCGATGCGGGTCCAGGCCCGCACCGCGGCCGAGGACATGCGGACGGTGCTGCTCTGCGCAGGGGTGGTGTCGCCCAGTTCGCGTAAGAGCCGCAGAATCGCACCGAGGTCGGACCGGATGGCCGCGCGGATAATCATGGCTTCCGGAATCGTAGCCGACACCGGCACCAAGCCCGACGTCCCCCCACAGGACAGGACAAAAAGGCGCCGGGGGCGGGGGTTTCGGACACCCCGTCCCCGGCACCCGACATGAGCGAGTCCCGTCATCCCCCGGGGCCGCGCGGCCGGCGGCGCGCGCACGCGTCGCGCCGCCGCTGCGCCGGGCGGCCCGGGCGCCTCACGGCTTGATGATGCGCACGCCCTCGGTGGCCTCGGGATCGTCCGGACCGGCCGCGGTGTCGGACCGCTGGTGCATGGCCGTGATCCCCGGGTCGCCCGCGGCCGGAGCCGGCTGCGGCCGCCCGGCCTGGGGCTGCGGCGGCTGCGGGTACTGCTGCGGCGCCGGACCCGCGTAGCGGGCGCCCTGCGGCCGCGGCGTCTGCCGCACGGGCTGGGACGTGACGCCCTCGCCCTGCTTGGCCGGGGCGATCCGCACGGTGGCCTCGTCGAGCTGCTGACCCGGGGCGACCTTGATGGTGGCCTCGTCGTCGGCGCCCTTGCCGGCCGGCGGCTCCCAGCCGGTCGCCGCGGCCTGCGGGCCCGACGGCGCGGCGGCCGGGGCCTTGGGAGCGGCGTGGGGCCCGGTGCCCTGCGCGCCGCCCGCCGGCTGCTGCGGACGGGCCGCGGCGGGCTGCGCCTGCGAGGGCTGCTGCCCCTGCTGGCCCTGCGGGCGGGCGCCCGCGGCGGGCTGGGCGGGACGCGCCGGCTGCTGCTGCTTGGGCGCGGCCTGCTCGGCCTTGGCGGCCTCCTGCTCGGCCTCGACCTCGGCGCGGGACAGGCCCGCCTCCAGCGGCCCGGCGCTCTTCTCGGCGTCGAGCAGCTCGGCGAGCGTGCCGTGCATGTCCGACAGCCGGCGCACCGCCTCGTTGTGGGTGGCCGTGAGCGTGGCCAGCCGGCGGTCGGCGGTGTCGTTGATCTTCTTGGCGCGGGCCTCGGCGTCGCTCAGGCGGCGCTCGCTCTCCTGCTGCGCCTGGGCGCGGAGCTGCTCGGCCTCCTTCTTGGCGGCCGCGACCATGTCGTTGGCCTCGGAGCGCGCGGTGGAGACGACGCGCTCGGCGTGCTCCTCGGCGTCCTTGATCCGCTTGGCGGCCTCTTCCTCGGCCTTGCCGCGGATGGCCTCGACCTCGCTGTCGACCTTGGCGCGCTTGTCGCGCGCCTCCTCCTCCGCGATGCGCAGGATGGTGGACATGCGTTCGCTGATCTGCTCGTGCTCGGGCTTGACCGCGGCCTTCTCCTTGGCCTCGGCCAGCTCCCGCCGGAGCTGCTCCAGTTCGTCGTGGGCGCGTGCGAGCCGCTCCTGCAGGTCTCGCATCTGGTTGTGGTTGCGCACCACGTAGTCGTCGACCTGGCGCTTGTTGTAGCCCCGCTTCTCGGTCGGGAAGGCTTCTTCTCGGAGTAGGTTCGGCAAGATCTCTGCGCTGTGCTCGTTCATGTCCTAATCAACCAGGTTGGCTGCATTTGGGAAGTGGCCGGACTCCCTGCCTATCATTCCCCTAACCTGCGGAAAACACGTCAAGACATTCATTCCTCAAGCTTTGGGGTGTGATGGAAGAGTGCGGCAGAGGCCCATATCGCGTGCGAAAGCGTGACGTAGCGTGCACTTTCGTGCACGGGGGGAGGCGACCACGGTAGTGGCCGATGCTCCTCTCCCTCAATAGCCCCCGCGGGTGTTCCGCCCGGGCAGGCCGCCGCGACCGCCGTGGCCGTCGCCTACTAAGGTATGCCCGATCACGCCGCCGCGGGGCCGCGGCCGCGCATTCCGCGGCCGGGCGCGCGGGGAGTGCCGGGGGGGCGTTTGCGCACCCCAGCGCCCTGCCGCCCGCACCCCCGCACCGTCCGCGAGGAGGCAGCCATGTCCGCTCCCCTGATCGGCGACGCCCCCTTCGGCGAGCCCGACATCCACCCCGACGCGTGGGTGGCGCCGGGCGCCGTTGTGGTCGGCCGGGTGCGGATCGGGGCGCGGAGCAGCGTCTGGTACGGGTCGGTGCTGCGCGCCGACACCGAGGACATCGTCGTCGGCACGCTGTGCGACATCCAGGACCAGTGCGGCCTGCACTCCGACCCCGGCCAGCCCGCCGTCCTGGGCGACCGCGTCAGCCTCGGCCACAAGGCCATGGTCCACGGCGCCGAGATCGGCGAGGGCGCGCTCATCGGCATCGGCGCGATCGTCCTGGGCGGCGCCCGCGTGGGCGAGGGCGCGCTCGTGGCCGCCGGCGCGCTGGTCCCGCCGGGCAAGACCGTCCCGCCGCACACCCTGTGGGCGGGCCTGCCGGGCCGGGTCGTGCGCGAACTCACCGACGAGGACCGCGCCGGGTTCGCCGAGACCCCCGAGAAGTACGCCCGCTACGCCGAGCGCCACCGCGAGGTCACCTGGCGGGCGGGCGGTCAGCGCCGCGCGTGAGCCCCGGGGCGCCCGCGCCCCTCCCCCGGCCGGCATCCCCCGCACGGCCTATCCGGGCCGGGCGCCGCCGCGCCGGGGCGATCGCGCTGCTCGCCGCCGGGGCGGCCGGGCCTGATGAGCCGCGCGCGGGATGGCGGTATACCACCGGATGACTACACCCGGGCGGTCGCGCGAATGGCCCTTCTGGGTCATGCGGCGGCGGGCTACCCGCGCGTAGCCTGTCGTTGGCGGGATTTCACCGGTGGGATTCCACGGAGCACGGGCGCCGCCCCGGGGCCGGGGATACACACGCCGGAGCCCGGCCGTGTGTCCCAGGCGGGTGTCGCGCCCCCGCGGTTTCGTCGATGGAGGTGGGCGCGGATGGATTCCGACATGCCCTTCCACGACCAGGTGGCGCTCGCCGAGATCGAGCTGTACGCCGAGGTGCTCACCGCGGTCGCCTACGCCGAACGGCGGCTGACCGCCGAGGAGATCGACATCGTCCTCGGCGTGCGCCGCCCCGTGCCCGAGCAGACCCGGCGGCGCGTCCGCGAACGCGTCGGCCCGCGCCGCCGGTAGCCGCGCGCCGGTCCCCCGCCCCTCCACCACCGACGGGGCCGGGCCGCCGTTGCGGCGGCCCGGCCCCGTCTCCGCGTGTCCGCGGCCGGGCGCCCGGACGCCGCACGGCGCCGTCCGGGCGCGCGGTCAGGCGTTCTCCTTCTCCTCCTCGGCCGCCGGGGCGCCGCCGCGCACCGAGCGCAGGAGCAGCTGCGAGACGTCCACGACCTCCAGGGTCTCCTTGGCCTCGCCGGCCGCCTTCTTCTCGTTGATGGCGTCGCCCAGCATGACCTGGCAGAACGGGCACGCGGTGGAGACGGTGTCGGGGTTGGTGGTCAGCGCCTCGTCCACCCGCTCGGTGTTGATGCGCTTGCCGATCCGCTCCTCCATCCACATGCGCGCGCCGCCGGCGCCGCAGCAGAAGCCGCGCTCCTTGTGCCGGTGCATCTCCGTGGTCGTGATGCCGGGAACCTGCGCCATGATGTCGCGCGGCGGGGTGTAGACCTTGTTGTGCCGCCCCAGGAAGCAGGGGTCGTGGTAGGTGATGTTCTCCTCGATCGGCTGGACCGGCGTGAGCCGCCCCTCCTCCACGAGCCGGGCGAGCAACTGGCTGTGGTGGACGACCTCGTAGTGGCCGCCCAGCGCCGGGTACTCGTTGCCCAGGGTGTTGAAGCAGTGCGGGCAGCTCGCCACGATCCGCTTGACCCCGGCCTCGTTGAGGGTCTCGACGTTCTGCTGGGCCAGCATCTGGAACACGTACTCCATGCCCAGGCGGCGCGCCGGGTCGCCCGAGCACGCCTCCATGCCGCCCAGCACCGCGAACTTCACGCCCGCGATGTGCAGCAGTTCGGCGATGGCCTTGGTGGTGCGCTTGGCGCGGTCCTCCAGGGCGCCGGCGCAGCCGACCCAGAACAGGTACTCGGTGCCCTCGGGCAGCCTGTCCTCGACCACCGGGACCTCGAAGTCCAGCTCGGCGATCCAGTCCATGCGCTTGTCCTCGCTCATGCCCCACGGGTTGCCCTTGTTCTCAAGGTTCTTGAGCAGGGTGTTGGCCTCGGAGGGGAAGCTGGACTCGATCATCACCTGGTAGCGGCGCATGTCCATGATGTGGTCGATGTGCTCGATGTCGACCGGGCACTGCTCGACGCACGCGCCGCAGTTGGTGCAGGACCACAGCACGTCGGGGTGGATGACGCCGCCCTCCTCCTCGGTGCCCACCAAGGGCTTGCCGAGCAGGGCGAGGACGTCGTCGTGGATGTCGGGGGTCTCCTCGGTGATCCCCTGCATCAGGTAGGGCGCCTTGGCGTAGGCGTGCTCGCGCAGGTCCATCACGAGCTTCTTGGGCGACAGCGGCTTGCCGGTGTTCCACGCCGGGCACTGCGAC encodes:
- a CDS encoding YidC/Oxa1 family membrane protein insertase, giving the protein MYAFPPIAAAVELTHTAVAGLAVLLAPVAGAAAAAAAVVCLTALVRIALLPLSVAQVRAEQTRARLAPRLRELQREHADDPQRLLTAQRELYAAEGSSPLAGCLPTLAQLPVFAVLYGVFIGAGGGGDLLGATLGGAPLGSGLGDALASGEPARMLVFAVLLAVLAATAWASRRFLTLPAMARAAEDGDPDAPATRVMAAMSYLSYTTVVFAAFVPLAAGLYLAATTAWTVAERLVLRRLVGAGGPA
- a CDS encoding superoxide dismutase family protein is translated as MRTIAGIAVCALLAAGSAACGGDQDGDDQGAADPSPTLDGSPAGGEPERVSAEAEFAPYGPDVEAVTYDEQAVPEGASVEASATRNGAETEFVLAVNGLEPDREFGAHLHTEPCGPNPDDSGPHYQDEPAPEDAANDPEYANDDNEVWLDFTTDAEGTATSDTDVDWEVRPGEANSIVIHAHHTMTEEGHAGEAGDRLGCLNFPM
- a CDS encoding C40 family peptidase — its product is MTESMEYGSPERGKRPPSMTRAVLTLSSLAVIAAFGLIAGPAARAEERLPQAAGIAAEAVEHAKSQVGKPYTYGAEGPGAYDCSGLVQWAYKKAGKNLSRTTYTQFKEGSSVARDNLRPGDLVFFYSGPTHVGIYIGDGQMVHASSSKDRVMIVSLSDYYDRHFTGARRVA
- a CDS encoding TetR/AcrR family transcriptional regulator, whose amino-acid sequence is MTDRTADRPPARRPGGRNARVRARILAATAELVARDGIAGFRYEEVAESAGVHKTSVYRNWPDREDLVVEAMLRYAEDLASVADTGDIHRDLVDFLVALAGGLETPFGRTLEQALLPAGQSAVVRQALSRILDRRVAAMRERVAAAVERGELPPVDSAFLGEMISGPVHLVVNRGTRRFTRADAERVVGVVLAGIRATAPHG
- a CDS encoding DUF3291 domain-containing protein; this encodes MTDHHLAQLNIARMRAPLDDPLMADFVALLDPVNALAEASPGFVWRLVGEGESDATSLRPFGPDWIVNLTVWADVEALWNFSYRTDHLDLVRRRRSWFHLPKEAHMVLWWIPAGHLPSVEEAAERLARLREHGPTPEAFTFGTRFPAPGAAPAAPAAPSPAPGP
- a CDS encoding SSI family serine proteinase inhibitor; translation: MLSRLAASVAAAGSAAVLTMAAAAPADAQESSNLEITVERVLAGTFDRFWLNCAPDFGTHPEPGAACDRLRALDGGLDRLRPEYVPCPGDPDPVRVGITGTWRGEDRTFTAHYANSCSVRTVAAPVVPVDA
- a CDS encoding helix-turn-helix transcriptional regulator; translation: MTETGIDALGALAEPLRRSLYRYVVRSGGEVSRAEAAEAVGARRTLVAFHLDKLVEAGLLEVTRRKVSGRDGPGSGRPAKLYRRARREHSVQLPPRDYATAAAVLAEAVQRAGAEEAVHAAAREEGERRGAELAAEGPATPAALTAWLERRGYEPVEAPDGAEVRLRNCPFHATAARFPPLACGMNLEMLRGVLAGAGVEGVAARMAPGPEGCCVAITRTDSKTNEC
- a CDS encoding phosphatase, which codes for MPIRPANLATMSATIAGALAGMRAGDEPPRPVTVVFESGHRQVVEGGGCRTLESDQGGVVAIETQVATRYALFAGTSCQGGRAVASGSGSVSFGDPVLAGAIVLG
- a CDS encoding DUF6412 domain-containing protein, which encodes MAFASALQRAAAAVPVPDLDWLTGAAGPALGVFAVLAVLAAGAALLLAAVRGARGRVSADPAEASRLRFLLHRAGRAAVPPVRAPDTPGKPRARAPGARAAVGCG